In Kogia breviceps isolate mKogBre1 chromosome 9, mKogBre1 haplotype 1, whole genome shotgun sequence, a single window of DNA contains:
- the PRR15 gene encoding proline-rich protein 15, with product MADGGGTGSSGSWWSSLKNSRKKSKDAAGGAKPPAQPDPGEPAAPAPPGPDWTSSSRENQHPNLLGGAGETHKPDKLGGEKSGNSRRNLKISRSGRFKEKRKVRATLLPEGVRSSEEASFSGDPHDDKQ from the coding sequence ATGGCCGACGGCGGCGGCACCGGCAGCTCGGGCTCCTGGTGGAGTTCGCTAAAGAACAGCAGGAAGAAAAGCAAGGACGCCGCGGGGGGTGCGAAGCCTCCCGCTCAGCCTGACCCCGGGGAACCCGCGGCGCCCGCCCCGCCTGGCCCCGACTGGACTAGCAGTTCCCGGGAGAATCAGCATCCCAATCTCCTCGGGGGCGCCGGCGAGACCCACAAGCCAGACAAGTTGGGCGGGGAGAAATCGGGCAACAGCCGCCGAAATTTGAAGATCTCGCGCTCGGGCCGCTTTAAGGAGAAGAGGAAAGTGCGCGCCACTCTGCTCCCCGAGGGAGTCAGGTCCTCGGAGGAGGCGAGCTTCTCTGGTGACCCGCACGACGACAAGCAGTAG